One stretch of Bradyrhizobium canariense DNA includes these proteins:
- the secA gene encoding preprotein translocase subunit SecA, producing the protein MIGALARKFFGSSNDRRIKGYQARVNAINALEPEVAALSDEALKARTVEFRKELADGKALDDILVPAFATVREAAKRTLGQRHFDVQLIGGIVLHEGDIAEMKTGEGKTLVATLAVYLNALAGKGVHVVTVNDYLARRDSAWMGQIYGFLGLTTGVIVHGLDDSERKAAYACDITYGTNNEYGFDYLRDNMKYRLEDMVQRSHFYAIVDEVDSILIDEARTPLIISGPLDDRSEFYNTIDTFFPKLDKTDYDVDEKQRTVTLTEAGMEKIETLLRDAGQLKGDSLYDVENVSVVHHINQALRAHSLFQRDKDYIVRDGEVIIIDEFTGRMMQGRRYSEGLHQALEAKEHVQVQPENQTLASITFQNYFRMYEKLAGMTGTALTEADELFDIYKLEVVEIPTNLPVARLDEDDEVYRTQDEKHAAIMAEIERANSRLQPVLVGTASIEKSEVLAEYLKKNGYKQIDFGSESGMEKLYAAARAGKPAKLFAVLNARFHEQEAYIVAEAGVPGAITIATNMAGRGTDIKLGGSLDMRILQETTGITDEAEKAAKIERIKADIERFRNIVLKAEDLIEVEPAKGTKPAKTVTRPGGLYIIGSERHESRRIDNQLRGRSGRQGDPGRSKFFLSLEDDLMRIFGSDRLDTMLTRLGLKEGEAIIHPWINKALEKAQQKVEARNFDIRKNLLKFDDVQNDQRKVIFDQRVDLMQDNSVAETVADMRHAFVEDVVTKHVPEHAYAEQWDVAGLKEELKRVLDIDLPVDEWAKEEGIADEELLSRIEQRVDEHMAAKVGQWGPDVMRYVEKTILLQTLDHLWREHLVMLDHLRQVIGLRGYGQRDPLQEYKSEAFGLFEAMIAHLREAVTAQLMRVEIVPPEEQQPELPTMEAHKLDPNTGEDEMAFASASLVPAATADRDPKNPATWGKIGRNEDCPCGSGKKYKHCHGRYA; encoded by the coding sequence ATGATCGGCGCCCTCGCCCGCAAGTTTTTCGGTTCCTCCAATGACCGGCGGATCAAGGGCTATCAAGCCCGCGTCAATGCCATCAACGCGCTCGAGCCGGAAGTCGCGGCGCTGTCGGATGAGGCGCTGAAAGCGCGCACCGTCGAATTCCGCAAGGAGCTTGCGGACGGCAAGGCGCTTGACGACATCCTGGTGCCGGCTTTCGCCACCGTGCGGGAGGCGGCCAAGCGCACGCTCGGCCAGCGGCATTTCGACGTGCAGCTGATCGGCGGCATCGTGCTGCATGAAGGCGATATCGCCGAGATGAAGACCGGCGAAGGCAAGACGCTGGTCGCAACGCTTGCGGTGTATCTGAACGCGCTGGCCGGCAAGGGTGTCCACGTCGTCACCGTCAACGACTACCTGGCCCGGCGCGACTCTGCCTGGATGGGACAGATCTATGGCTTCCTCGGCCTTACCACCGGGGTGATCGTCCACGGCCTCGACGATAGCGAGCGCAAGGCGGCCTATGCCTGCGACATCACCTACGGCACCAACAACGAATACGGCTTCGACTATCTGCGCGACAACATGAAGTATCGCCTGGAAGACATGGTCCAGCGCAGTCACTTCTACGCCATCGTCGACGAAGTCGACTCAATCCTGATCGACGAGGCGCGGACGCCGCTGATCATCTCCGGCCCGCTCGATGACCGTTCGGAATTCTACAACACCATCGACACCTTCTTCCCGAAGCTCGACAAGACCGATTACGACGTCGACGAGAAGCAGCGCACGGTGACGCTGACCGAAGCCGGCATGGAGAAGATCGAAACGCTGCTGCGCGACGCCGGCCAGCTCAAGGGCGATTCACTGTATGACGTCGAGAACGTCTCGGTGGTTCACCACATCAATCAGGCATTGCGCGCGCACTCGCTGTTCCAGCGCGACAAGGACTACATCGTCCGCGATGGCGAGGTCATCATCATCGACGAGTTCACCGGCCGCATGATGCAGGGCCGCCGCTATTCCGAGGGCCTGCACCAGGCGCTGGAAGCCAAGGAGCACGTGCAGGTTCAGCCGGAAAACCAGACACTGGCCTCGATCACCTTCCAGAACTATTTCCGGATGTACGAGAAGCTCGCCGGCATGACCGGCACCGCGTTGACCGAAGCCGACGAATTGTTCGACATCTACAAGCTCGAGGTCGTGGAAATCCCGACCAACCTGCCGGTGGCGCGCCTCGACGAGGACGACGAGGTTTACCGCACGCAGGACGAAAAGCACGCGGCGATCATGGCCGAGATCGAGCGGGCCAATTCGCGGCTGCAGCCGGTGCTGGTCGGCACCGCCTCGATCGAAAAGTCCGAGGTGCTGGCCGAATATCTGAAAAAGAACGGCTACAAGCAGATCGATTTCGGCAGTGAATCCGGGATGGAAAAGCTCTACGCCGCGGCGCGCGCGGGCAAACCCGCCAAGCTGTTCGCGGTGCTCAATGCGCGCTTCCACGAGCAGGAAGCCTATATCGTGGCCGAAGCCGGCGTGCCCGGCGCGATCACGATCGCGACCAACATGGCCGGCCGCGGTACCGACATCAAGCTCGGCGGCTCGCTCGACATGCGGATCCTGCAGGAGACCACCGGGATTACCGACGAGGCCGAGAAGGCCGCCAAGATCGAGCGCATCAAGGCCGATATCGAGCGTTTCCGTAACATCGTGCTGAAAGCGGAAGACCTCATCGAGGTCGAGCCCGCGAAGGGCACAAAGCCCGCGAAAACCGTGACCCGGCCAGGCGGTCTCTACATCATCGGCTCCGAACGCCATGAATCGCGGCGCATCGACAACCAGTTGCGCGGCCGTTCGGGACGCCAGGGCGACCCCGGACGCTCGAAATTCTTCCTGTCGCTGGAAGACGATCTGATGCGGATCTTCGGCTCCGACCGGCTCGATACCATGCTGACGCGGCTCGGCCTCAAGGAAGGCGAAGCCATCATCCATCCCTGGATCAACAAGGCGCTGGAGAAGGCGCAGCAGAAGGTCGAAGCCCGCAACTTCGACATCCGCAAGAATCTGCTGAAGTTCGATGACGTCCAGAACGATCAGCGCAAGGTGATATTCGACCAGCGCGTCGACCTGATGCAGGACAACAGCGTCGCCGAGACGGTTGCGGACATGCGCCACGCCTTTGTCGAGGACGTCGTCACCAAGCACGTGCCCGAACATGCCTATGCCGAGCAGTGGGACGTCGCGGGCCTGAAGGAAGAATTGAAGCGCGTCCTCGACATCGATCTGCCGGTCGATGAATGGGCCAAGGAAGAGGGCATCGCCGACGAGGAATTGCTGTCGCGCATCGAGCAGCGCGTCGACGAGCACATGGCGGCCAAGGTAGGGCAATGGGGCCCCGACGTGATGCGTTATGTCGAGAAGACGATCCTGCTGCAGACGCTGGATCATCTCTGGCGCGAGCATCTGGTGATGCTCGATCATTTGCGTCAGGTGATCGGGCTGCGCGGCTACGGCCAGCGTGATCCGTTGCAGGAATACAAGTCGGAAGCGTTCGGCCTGTTCGAGGCGATGATCGCGCATTTGCGCGAGGCGGTGACGGCGCAACTGATGCGCGTCGAGATCGTGCCGCCGGAAGAGCAGCAGCCGGAACTGCCGACGATGGAAGCCCACAAACTCGATCCGAATACCGGGGAGGACGAAATGGCGTTTGCCAGCGCCTCGCTGGTGCCGGCGGCTACCGCGGACCGCGATCCCAAGAATCCGGCAACCTGGGGCAAAATCGGCCGCAACGAGGATTGTCCCTGCGGTTCCGGCAAGAAGTACAAACACTGCCACGGCCGTTATGCCTGA
- a CDS encoding EamA family transporter, protein MISTATLWIPFTITAALGQVARNAMQRSLTGPLGTWGATNIRFLFGFPFSLIFFAVVILATGDAVPWPTAAFWPWLMLGALSQIIATGLMLLAMNDRSFVVTTAYLKTEAIQTAIFGFVFLGDHLTALKVVAILIATIGVIVTALRPGGEKSFAELKPTIIGLVAAAAFALSAIGFRGAIITVPGVTFVTAASYTLVFGLFVQTLVLTIYLLLRAPEILRKILGLWRPSLFAGFMGAFASQFWFLAFALTAAANVRTLALVEVLFAQGVAYYSFKQPLSVRELSGIALIVAGVGLLVAV, encoded by the coding sequence ATGATCAGCACCGCCACGCTCTGGATTCCCTTCACCATCACCGCTGCGCTGGGGCAGGTCGCGCGTAATGCGATGCAGCGGAGCCTGACCGGGCCGCTCGGAACCTGGGGCGCGACCAATATCCGCTTCCTGTTCGGCTTTCCGTTCTCGCTGATTTTCTTTGCCGTGGTGATCCTGGCGACCGGCGACGCCGTGCCGTGGCCGACCGCGGCATTCTGGCCGTGGCTGATGCTGGGTGCGCTCAGCCAGATCATCGCCACCGGGCTGATGCTGCTCGCCATGAACGACCGCTCGTTCGTGGTGACGACGGCGTATCTGAAAACCGAGGCGATCCAGACCGCAATCTTCGGCTTCGTGTTTCTCGGCGATCATCTTACCGCGCTGAAAGTGGTCGCGATCCTGATCGCGACCATCGGTGTCATCGTCACCGCGCTGCGGCCCGGCGGCGAAAAGAGTTTTGCGGAACTAAAGCCGACGATCATCGGGTTGGTCGCGGCCGCGGCGTTCGCCTTGTCGGCGATCGGTTTTCGCGGCGCCATCATCACCGTGCCGGGCGTCACATTCGTGACCGCGGCGTCCTATACGCTGGTATTCGGCCTGTTCGTGCAGACGCTGGTGCTGACCATCTACCTGCTTTTGCGCGCGCCGGAGATATTGAGAAAAATCCTGGGCCTATGGCGGCCGTCGCTGTTTGCCGGCTTCATGGGCGCGTTCGCCTCGCAGTTCTGGTTTCTGGCATTTGCGCTCACGGCCGCCGCCAATGTGCGCACGCTGGCGCTGGTCGAGGTGCTGTTCGCGCAAGGCGTGGCGTATTATTCCTTCAAGCAGCCGCTCTCGGTGCGCGAGCTTTCCGGCATCGCGCTGATCGTGGCCGGCGTCGGGCTTTTAGTGGCGGTGTAG
- the grxC gene encoding glutaredoxin 3, with product MTAAIEIYTRPGCGYCSAAKSLLARKKAAFTEFNVATDPTLRQQMFDRAGAGSTFPQIFIDRTHVGGCDELYALDREGKLDALLANGKANP from the coding sequence ATGACCGCTGCGATCGAGATCTACACCCGTCCGGGCTGCGGCTATTGCAGCGCCGCCAAGTCGTTGCTGGCGCGCAAAAAGGCCGCGTTCACCGAATTCAACGTCGCCACCGACCCGACGCTTCGTCAGCAGATGTTCGATCGCGCCGGCGCCGGGTCGACCTTCCCGCAGATTTTCATCGACCGAACCCATGTCGGCGGCTGCGACGAGCTTTACGCGCTCGACCGCGAGGGCAAGCTCGATGCGTTGCTGGCGAACGGAAAGGCCAATCCATGA
- a CDS encoding ComF family protein, translating into MDAEASPSRSISGHLRGALNACRGAWTHAARLALDIALPTLCVACREPVSGEGVCAECWSKLSFIAPPFCPRLGIPFVYDPGPELLSMEAIANPPAYSRARAAVRYDDVARTLVHALKYQDRTDLAPAMGRWMARAGRELLDEADVLIPVPLHWRRGWKRRYNQSGALARIIERQSGIKLASEALRRVRPTEQQIGLSRTQRASNVQGAFKVAPDRNGDIAGRRVVLIDDVLTSGATVDACARALLRAKAAQVDVLVFARVVDTHKAPI; encoded by the coding sequence ATGGACGCGGAAGCATCACCATCACGTTCCATCTCCGGCCATTTGCGCGGGGCCCTGAACGCATGCCGTGGCGCGTGGACACATGCGGCGCGGCTCGCGCTCGATATCGCGCTGCCGACGCTGTGCGTGGCTTGCCGCGAGCCGGTCAGTGGCGAAGGCGTCTGCGCTGAATGCTGGTCGAAACTATCGTTCATCGCGCCGCCATTTTGCCCGCGGCTCGGCATTCCCTTTGTTTACGATCCCGGGCCCGAATTGTTGTCGATGGAAGCGATCGCCAATCCGCCGGCCTACAGCCGCGCCCGCGCCGCGGTCCGTTATGACGACGTCGCGCGCACGCTGGTACATGCCCTGAAATACCAGGACCGCACCGATCTGGCCCCGGCGATGGGACGCTGGATGGCGCGCGCCGGCCGTGAACTGCTCGATGAAGCCGACGTGCTGATTCCGGTTCCCCTGCATTGGCGGCGGGGCTGGAAACGCCGTTACAACCAGTCCGGAGCACTGGCGCGAATCATCGAGCGGCAGAGCGGCATCAAACTGGCCTCGGAGGCGCTTCGGCGGGTCCGGCCGACGGAGCAGCAGATCGGGCTGTCCCGCACGCAGCGCGCCAGCAATGTGCAGGGCGCATTCAAGGTCGCACCCGACCGAAACGGCGATATCGCGGGCCGCCGCGTGGTTTTGATCGACGATGTCTTGACCTCAGGGGCGACCGTCGACGCCTGCGCGCGGGCGCTGCTGCGCGCCAAGGCGGCGCAGGTTGACGTGCTGGTATTCGCCCGGGTTGTGGACACCCATAAAGCTCCCATATAA
- a CDS encoding DUF1178 family protein — protein MIHYNLRCERGHAFESWFQSSSAYESQEKRKLVNCPLCGSTKVERAIMAPQIVSRKTRDNAVAPAAAPVPAPSTDVATTASTPLMMAQERELRTKLKELRDHIVKNADNVGERFPNEARKMHYGDIEHRPIYGEASPEEARSLIDEGIEVSPLPVLPDDRN, from the coding sequence ATGATCCATTACAATCTGCGCTGCGAACGCGGCCACGCGTTCGAAAGCTGGTTCCAGAGTTCCTCGGCCTACGAATCGCAGGAGAAACGCAAGCTGGTGAACTGCCCGCTGTGCGGCTCGACCAAGGTCGAGCGCGCCATCATGGCCCCGCAGATCGTGAGCAGGAAAACCCGCGATAACGCGGTGGCTCCCGCGGCTGCTCCAGTCCCAGCGCCTTCCACCGATGTCGCAACGACCGCTTCAACACCGCTGATGATGGCGCAGGAACGCGAGTTGCGTACCAAGCTCAAGGAGTTGCGCGACCACATTGTGAAAAACGCCGACAATGTTGGCGAACGCTTTCCCAACGAGGCCCGCAAAATGCACTATGGCGATATCGAGCATCGCCCGATCTATGGCGAAGCCTCGCCGGAAGAGGCGCGCTCGCTGATCGACGAAGGCATCGAGGTGTCGCCGCTGCCGGTGCTACCGGATGACCGCAACTGA
- the mutT gene encoding 8-oxo-dGTP diphosphatase MutT yields MADVKLTLVVACALVDADKRVLIAQRPEGKTLAGLWEFPGGKVEPGERPEQTLIRELQEEIGITVSEPCLAPLTFASHAYETFHLLMPLYICRRWEGNVIAREGQNLAWVRANKLRDYPMPPADIPLIPHLIDLLM; encoded by the coding sequence ATGGCTGACGTCAAACTCACTTTGGTGGTCGCCTGCGCGCTGGTCGATGCCGACAAGCGCGTGCTGATCGCGCAGCGCCCTGAAGGCAAGACCCTGGCCGGCTTGTGGGAATTTCCCGGCGGCAAGGTCGAGCCCGGCGAACGGCCGGAACAGACGCTGATCCGTGAACTGCAGGAAGAAATCGGCATTACCGTGAGCGAGCCGTGTCTGGCGCCGCTCACCTTTGCCAGCCACGCCTATGAGACTTTCCATCTCTTGATGCCGCTTTACATCTGCCGGCGCTGGGAAGGGAATGTGATCGCGCGCGAGGGGCAAAACCTCGCCTGGGTCCGCGCCAACAAACTGCGCGACTATCCGATGCCGCCGGCGGATATTCCGCTGATCCCGCATCTGATCGATTTGTTGATGTGA
- the argJ gene encoding bifunctional glutamate N-acetyltransferase/amino-acid acetyltransferase ArgJ has translation MSTAVSPLAPTEVPDMPAIDGVKLATASAGIRYKGRTDVLLAVMDAGTTVAGVFTKSKCPSAPVEWCRAKLPRGKARALVVNSGNANAFTGKTGRQATTLTADIAAKALRCSAGDIFLASTGVIGEPLDATKFNGVLGTLAEQAVPGEWMSAAKAIMTTDTFPKVATSSVKLGRATVTINGMAKGAGMIAPDMATMLSFIFTDAPISATALQLLLKSGVEDTFNAVTIDGDTSTSDTLLAFATGAAAANGAPKISRASDPRLKAFTKAFRAVLANLAEQVARDGEGARKLVEIIVEGATTKASARKIAMSIANSPLVKTAIAGEDANWGRVVMAVGKAGEPANRDKLTISFNGIRVAKSGARDPSYDEAQVSAAMKNPKIQIKVALGLGKGRDRVLTCDLTKEYVAINGDYRS, from the coding sequence ATGTCTACCGCCGTCTCCCCGCTTGCCCCGACCGAAGTCCCCGACATGCCCGCCATCGACGGCGTGAAGCTTGCGACGGCTTCTGCTGGAATCCGCTACAAAGGCCGCACCGACGTGCTGCTCGCGGTGATGGATGCCGGGACCACGGTAGCCGGCGTCTTCACCAAATCGAAATGCCCCTCCGCTCCGGTGGAATGGTGCCGCGCCAAGCTCCCCCGCGGCAAGGCGCGTGCGCTGGTGGTGAATTCCGGCAATGCCAATGCATTCACCGGCAAGACCGGAAGGCAGGCAACGACGCTGACGGCCGATATCGCCGCCAAGGCCCTGCGATGCAGCGCCGGCGACATCTTTCTCGCCTCGACCGGCGTGATCGGCGAACCGCTGGACGCCACCAAATTCAACGGCGTACTCGGCACGCTGGCGGAACAGGCCGTGCCCGGCGAATGGATGAGTGCCGCCAAGGCGATCATGACCACCGACACCTTCCCGAAGGTCGCGACCTCGAGCGTGAAGCTCGGCCGGGCAACCGTCACCATCAACGGCATGGCCAAGGGTGCAGGGATGATCGCACCCGACATGGCAACCATGCTGTCGTTCATTTTCACCGACGCGCCGATCTCGGCGACCGCGCTGCAATTGCTGCTCAAGAGCGGCGTCGAAGATACTTTCAATGCGGTCACCATCGACGGCGACACCTCGACATCGGATACGCTGCTGGCTTTTGCGACCGGTGCGGCTGCGGCCAACGGCGCGCCCAAGATCAGCCGCGCCAGCGACCCGCGATTGAAGGCTTTCACCAAAGCCTTCCGTGCGGTGCTCGCCAATCTCGCCGAGCAGGTCGCCCGCGACGGTGAAGGCGCCCGCAAGCTGGTCGAGATCATCGTCGAGGGCGCGACAACGAAAGCGTCCGCACGCAAGATCGCGATGTCGATCGCGAATTCGCCGCTGGTGAAGACCGCGATCGCGGGCGAGGACGCCAATTGGGGCCGCGTGGTGATGGCGGTCGGCAAGGCCGGCGAGCCTGCCAACCGCGACAAGCTCACGATCTCGTTCAACGGCATCCGCGTCGCCAAAAGTGGCGCGCGCGATCCGTCCTATGACGAGGCGCAGGTCTCGGCCGCGATGAAGAATCCGAAGATCCAGATCAAGGTCGCGCTCGGGCTCGGCAAAGGCCGCGACCGCGTGCTGACCTGCGACCTCACCAAGGAATATGTCGCGATCAACGGCGATTACCGGTCGTGA
- a CDS encoding methyltransferase domain-containing protein: MASTPTAAPILFDRALLQARQSRARKLGPATFLLDRVVEDIDERLRAVLRDFSDAADLWSPGDLLRGPTRDRFKTVTHIDLASSAREALSFQPESLDLVVSGLALQFVNDLPGVLTQIRRALRPDGLLLAAMIGGDTLTELRQSFAAAEAECEGGVSPRVAPFADLRDVGGLLQRAGFALPVTDLDRIVVRYDNAFALMQDLRRMGATNILFERRRMPTRRATLIRMAQIYSERFADPDGRIRATFDVIWLSGWAPHESQQKPLKPGSAKARLEEAVKRAPK, encoded by the coding sequence ATGGCCTCGACCCCAACCGCCGCGCCCATCCTGTTTGACCGCGCCTTGCTGCAGGCGCGGCAGAGCCGTGCGCGAAAGCTTGGGCCTGCAACATTCCTGCTCGATCGCGTCGTGGAAGATATTGATGAACGGCTGCGCGCGGTGCTGCGGGACTTCTCGGATGCCGCAGACCTGTGGTCACCGGGCGACTTGCTGCGAGGGCCGACGCGCGATCGCTTCAAGACCGTTACCCATATCGATCTGGCGAGTTCGGCGCGGGAGGCCCTGTCATTCCAGCCGGAATCGCTCGATCTCGTCGTCTCCGGGCTGGCCTTGCAATTCGTCAACGATCTGCCGGGCGTGCTCACGCAGATCCGCCGCGCGTTGCGACCTGACGGGCTGTTGCTGGCGGCGATGATCGGCGGCGACACCTTGACTGAGCTGCGGCAATCTTTCGCTGCGGCGGAAGCCGAATGCGAAGGCGGGGTTTCACCCCGCGTCGCGCCGTTTGCCGATCTGCGCGACGTCGGAGGCCTGTTGCAGCGCGCCGGCTTCGCGCTGCCGGTCACCGACCTCGACCGCATCGTGGTGCGCTACGACAACGCCTTTGCGCTGATGCAGGATCTCAGGCGCATGGGTGCGACCAATATTCTGTTTGAGCGACGGCGGATGCCGACCCGCCGCGCCACCTTGATAAGAATGGCGCAGATTTACAGCGAACGCTTCGCCGATCCTGATGGCCGCATCCGCGCCACCTTCGATGTGATCTGGCTATCGGGCTGGGCGCCGCATGAGAGCCAGCAAAAGCCGCTGAAACCGGGATCGGCGAAAGCGAGGCTGGAAGAGGCGGTGAAGCGGGCGCCGAAGTGA
- a CDS encoding peptidylprolyl isomerase produces MTTSFPETKTGPRLGLASAAVAGCLAMVLFAGSPVRADDANPVLAKVNGSEIHQSDMAIAEEELGPSLEKMDPATKQENLLAFLIDMKLVAKAAEDKKVEDSEEFKKRLAFARSRLLMDSLLANEGKAATTDEAMKKVYEDAAKQITGEQEVRARHILVETEDEAKEVEKELKAGADFAELAKKKSKDPGASDGGDLGFFTKDQMVPEFSAVAFSLEPGKISDPVKSQFGWHVIKVEEKRNRKAPDFDQVKGQIETYVTRKAQADYVAKLRESAKIERMDQAANTPATPDAKPDAAKTDTKSPDAAKDSKMAPAKK; encoded by the coding sequence ATGACCACTTCGTTCCCGGAAACGAAAACCGGCCCGCGCCTTGGCCTTGCCTCCGCCGCCGTGGCGGGCTGTCTCGCGATGGTTCTGTTCGCAGGCTCCCCGGTACGCGCCGACGACGCTAATCCGGTGCTGGCCAAGGTCAACGGCTCCGAGATCCACCAGAGCGACATGGCGATCGCCGAGGAGGAGCTGGGGCCGAGCCTCGAGAAGATGGATCCGGCGACCAAGCAGGAAAACCTGCTGGCGTTCCTGATCGACATGAAGCTCGTCGCCAAGGCGGCCGAGGACAAGAAGGTCGAGGATAGCGAGGAGTTCAAGAAGCGGCTCGCCTTCGCGCGCAGCCGGCTTCTGATGGACAGCCTGCTGGCCAATGAAGGCAAGGCTGCGACCACCGACGAGGCCATGAAGAAAGTCTATGAGGACGCCGCCAAGCAGATCACCGGCGAGCAGGAAGTCCGTGCCCGTCATATTCTGGTCGAGACCGAGGACGAGGCCAAGGAGGTCGAAAAAGAGCTCAAGGCCGGCGCCGATTTCGCCGAACTCGCCAAGAAGAAGTCCAAGGATCCCGGCGCGTCCGATGGCGGCGACCTCGGTTTCTTCACCAAGGACCAGATGGTTCCGGAATTCTCCGCCGTCGCCTTCTCGCTGGAGCCCGGCAAGATCTCCGACCCCGTGAAGTCGCAGTTCGGCTGGCACGTCATCAAGGTCGAGGAAAAGCGCAACCGCAAGGCGCCCGATTTCGACCAGGTCAAGGGCCAGATCGAGACCTATGTGACGCGCAAGGCGCAGGCCGATTACGTGGCGAAGCTGCGTGAATCAGCCAAGATCGAGCGCATGGACCAGGCCGCCAACACCCCTGCGACGCCAGACGCCAAGCCGGATGCTGCCAAGACGGATACCAAGAGCCCCGACGCGGCGAAAGACTCCAAGATGGCGCCGGCGAAGAAGTAA
- a CDS encoding carbon-nitrogen hydrolase family protein gives MSDLTFTAAMVQMRTGLLPQPSLEQGTRLIREAAAQGADYVQTPEVSNMMQVNRTALFEHLAAEEDDLSLRAYRALAAELKIYLHIGSLALRASAERAVNRSFLIGPDGGVIASYDKIHMFDIDLPGGESYRESANYQPGETAVIADLPWGRMGLTICYDVRFPALYRALAESGAAFLTVPSAFTRKTGEAHWHTLLRARAIENGCFVFAAAQAGLHENKRETYGHSLIIAPWGEILAEGGVEPGVFLAKIDPARVETARKTVPSLQHGRRFSVADPKAGPEYLHLVRGSA, from the coding sequence ATGAGCGACCTCACCTTTACTGCCGCCATGGTGCAGATGCGCACCGGGCTGTTGCCGCAACCAAGTCTCGAACAGGGCACCAGGCTGATCCGCGAAGCTGCCGCGCAAGGCGCCGATTATGTGCAGACCCCCGAGGTCAGCAACATGATGCAGGTCAACCGCACGGCGCTGTTCGAGCATCTCGCCGCCGAGGAAGATGACCTTTCGCTCAGGGCTTATCGCGCGCTCGCGGCTGAGCTGAAGATTTATTTGCATATCGGCTCGCTGGCGTTGCGCGCGTCCGCCGAGCGCGCGGTCAATCGCTCTTTCCTGATCGGACCCGACGGCGGCGTGATCGCCAGCTATGACAAGATCCACATGTTCGATATCGATCTCCCCGGCGGCGAGAGCTATCGCGAATCCGCCAACTATCAGCCGGGCGAAACCGCCGTGATCGCGGATTTGCCCTGGGGCCGCATGGGCCTGACGATCTGTTACGATGTGCGCTTTCCGGCGCTGTACCGCGCGCTCGCCGAAAGCGGCGCGGCATTCCTCACCGTGCCCTCCGCCTTCACCCGAAAGACCGGTGAAGCGCATTGGCACACGCTGCTCCGCGCCCGCGCCATCGAGAATGGCTGCTTCGTGTTCGCAGCCGCGCAGGCCGGCCTGCACGAAAACAAGCGCGAGACCTACGGCCATTCGCTGATCATCGCGCCCTGGGGCGAAATCCTCGCCGAGGGCGGCGTCGAGCCAGGCGTTTTCCTGGCGAAGATCGATCCGGCGAGGGTCGAGACCGCACGCAAGACGGTGCCGTCCTTGCAGCACGGCCGGCGTTTCAGCGTTGCTGATCCCAAGGCAGGACCAGAGTATCTGCATCTGGTGCGGGGCTCGGCATGA